Proteins from a genomic interval of Nostoc sp. TCL240-02:
- a CDS encoding Uma2 family endonuclease — protein sequence MNTVVLNLEPIAHLTDEQFYQLCIANRDLSLEMNASGELIIMPPVGGESGNQEADLITDLNNWNRQAKLGKVFSSSTIFILPNGAKRSPDAAWIKLERWEALTPEQRKKFPPLVPDFLIELRSETDRLASIQEKMQEYIKNGLRLGWLINPQDRQVEIYRLLKAVEVVQIPAIISGEDILPGFELQV from the coding sequence ATGAATACTGTTGTGTTAAATCTAGAACCGATTGCTCATTTAACCGATGAGCAATTTTATCAATTGTGTATTGCCAATCGCGATCTCAGCCTGGAAATGAATGCAAGCGGGGAATTAATAATTATGCCACCAGTAGGGGGAGAAAGTGGAAATCAAGAAGCAGATTTAATTACAGATTTAAATAATTGGAATCGTCAAGCTAAATTAGGAAAAGTTTTTAGTTCTTCAACTATCTTTATACTTCCAAACGGTGCAAAACGTTCTCCTGATGCTGCTTGGATAAAATTGGAGCGGTGGGAAGCTTTAACACCAGAACAAAGAAAAAAATTCCCGCCACTTGTACCCGACTTTTTGATTGAACTGCGTTCCGAAACAGATCGACTGGCATCAATTCAAGAAAAAATGCAGGAATACATCAAAAATGGTCTGCGTTTAGGTTGGCTGATTAATCCTCAAGATCGTCAAGTAGAAATTTATCGACTTTTGAAAGCTGTAGAAGTTGTGCAAATACCAGCGATTATTTCTGGAGAAGATATATTACCTGGATTTGAGTTGCAAGTATAG
- a CDS encoding Uma2 family endonuclease, producing MIQLKTQLTLEEFLALPEEDITYELIDGEAVPKFKNDEMAPKFFHSSITGALFILLSAWPQAKGRVVIEWAIKLTRNQQDWVPVPDLTYISYSRLSADWLQDEACSVVPELVIEIISPGQTFGEMTEKAIDYLKAKVQRVWIIDPRAKTITIFYPDILPQTKRGTDSLEDSLFEGLQITPQKIF from the coding sequence ATGATTCAACTTAAAACCCAACTCACCCTCGAAGAATTTCTTGCACTTCCCGAAGAAGATATCACCTACGAACTCATTGATGGAGAAGCTGTTCCTAAATTCAAAAATGATGAGATGGCACCAAAATTTTTTCATAGTTCGATAACAGGTGCATTATTTATACTATTGTCTGCATGGCCGCAAGCAAAGGGGCGGGTTGTAATTGAATGGGCAATTAAGCTAACACGAAATCAACAAGATTGGGTTCCTGTACCAGATTTGACTTATATTTCTTATAGCCGTCTTTCTGCTGATTGGTTGCAAGATGAGGCTTGTTCTGTTGTACCTGAATTAGTGATTGAAATTATCTCTCCTGGTCAAACTTTTGGAGAAATGACAGAAAAAGCCATTGATTATTTAAAAGCTAAAGTTCAACGAGTTTGGATTATTGATCCTAGAGCAAAAACTATTACTATTTTTTATCCCGATATTCTCCCTCAAACTAAACGCGGTACTGATAGTTTAGAAGATTCCTTATTTGAAGGGTTACAAATCACACCTCAAAAAATCTTCTAA
- a CDS encoding DUF3352 domain-containing protein → MAPPLVSVPMKKKKKPSLVLTLSAAGLLIGTGSIAYWLLSQRQISSSDLLVGANIIPGDALFAVSLTTDPQQWQKLRQFGTKETQAELDKNLVELRDRFLTNNGYDFQKDIAPWVGNDVTIAILAPATANKAVPKPVTTSEDPGSDQQSMVMVLPVKNPEIAKNILAQPKTLKQGKWIDRIYQGIAIKQSEGQAGENFSAALLDGRFLVITDSPKATERAIDAYKNQTSLATTGGFADNFPKIANNQRFAQFYVNVPTAAKIAAASPNRPIPAQVLAQLQNNQGLAGTMTLEAEGIRFKGVSWLNPNSQRVLAVENKAGKMQSRVPAETLMMLSGGNLQRLWGDYVLTSQGNPLSPIAPEQLRGGIKSLTTLDLDKDLLSWMKGEFSLSVIPSTPKEGSPDNFRSGLVFMVQASDAYNGQSLRNSAETAIKQLDDVMRNQYQFQVQPATVAGQPVVNWVSPYGTLTATHGWLDGDVAFLVVGAPITDKIVPKPNNTLANTIPFQQTVPTEPNPTNGQFFLDVERTVKNFPLPTLIPNQQTLLAATHSIGMTSAVSDSRSNLYDIFIALKKVSNTTPLPSPESNQSNSSR, encoded by the coding sequence ATGGCACCGCCTCTTGTGTCTGTTCCGATGAAGAAAAAAAAGAAACCGTCTCTGGTGCTGACGCTCTCGGCTGCTGGGCTATTGATTGGTACGGGGAGTATAGCATACTGGTTATTAAGCCAGAGACAAATCTCTTCCAGTGATTTGCTCGTAGGTGCAAATATTATTCCTGGTGATGCTCTGTTTGCGGTTTCTCTGACAACAGATCCCCAGCAGTGGCAGAAATTGCGGCAGTTTGGGACAAAAGAAACCCAAGCAGAATTGGACAAAAATTTAGTAGAATTGCGCGATCGCTTTCTCACTAATAATGGTTATGACTTCCAGAAAGATATCGCACCTTGGGTAGGCAATGACGTTACGATCGCAATTCTTGCCCCAGCAACAGCAAATAAAGCTGTACCCAAACCAGTTACCACTAGTGAAGATCCTGGCAGCGATCAGCAGTCGATGGTAATGGTATTGCCAGTAAAAAATCCAGAAATCGCCAAAAACATTTTGGCACAACCCAAAACTCTTAAACAAGGCAAATGGATTGACCGTATTTATCAAGGGATCGCTATTAAACAAAGTGAGGGGCAAGCAGGGGAGAACTTCTCAGCAGCATTACTAGATGGGCGTTTTTTAGTCATAACTGATAGTCCCAAAGCTACAGAACGAGCGATCGATGCCTACAAAAATCAAACATCCCTAGCCACAACAGGTGGTTTTGCTGATAATTTTCCGAAAATTGCCAATAACCAACGCTTTGCCCAGTTTTACGTCAATGTGCCAACAGCAGCCAAAATAGCCGCAGCTTCTCCAAACCGCCCAATACCTGCTCAAGTTTTGGCACAACTGCAAAATAACCAAGGTTTAGCAGGGACAATGACTTTAGAGGCAGAAGGAATCCGCTTTAAGGGCGTTTCTTGGCTAAACCCTAATAGTCAACGGGTGCTGGCGGTAGAAAATAAAGCTGGGAAAATGCAAAGTCGTGTACCAGCAGAAACATTAATGATGCTTTCGGGAGGAAACTTACAGAGGCTGTGGGGAGATTACGTTTTAACATCTCAAGGAAATCCTCTCTCACCGATCGCACCAGAACAACTTAGAGGTGGGATAAAATCTCTTACCACCCTTGATTTAGATAAGGATTTGCTCAGTTGGATGAAAGGTGAGTTTTCCTTATCAGTGATTCCTAGTACTCCAAAAGAAGGTTCACCAGACAATTTTCGTTCAGGTTTAGTATTTATGGTACAGGCCAGCGATGCCTACAACGGGCAAAGCCTCCGCAATTCAGCTGAGACAGCCATAAAACAACTGGATGATGTAATGAGAAATCAATACCAGTTCCAAGTCCAACCTGCGACAGTTGCAGGACAACCCGTTGTTAACTGGGTTTCACCTTATGGTACTTTAACCGCCACCCACGGCTGGTTAGACGGAGATGTAGCCTTTTTAGTAGTGGGCGCTCCCATCACTGATAAAATTGTTCCCAAACCCAACAATACACTAGCTAATACGATCCCCTTCCAACAAACAGTTCCTACAGAACCAAATCCAACAAATGGTCAATTTTTCCTGGATGTGGAACGAACCGTGAAAAATTTCCCTTTACCAACTCTAATTCCCAATCAACAAACTTTGCTAGCTGCAACGCACTCAATTGGAATGACATCCGCCGTCAGCGACAGTCGTAGTAACCTCTACGACATTTTTATAGCACTCAAAAAAGTCAGTAACACGACTCCCTTGCCTAGTCCAGAAAGCAATCAGAGCAACTCTTCTAGATAA